From a region of the Triticum aestivum cultivar Chinese Spring chromosome 7D, IWGSC CS RefSeq v2.1, whole genome shotgun sequence genome:
- the LOC123164843 gene encoding GDSL esterase/lipase At3g09930, with product MKLLPAALGLVLLLLLVLNPNGVEARPAPAGGHQKKGSSATFFVFGDDFADNGNLPPTDHVTEMSRQWAYPYGSNYVDADGFPRPNTPSGRFSNYKIQSDFIATMLGLEEAPPAHARTAEKTCDPSGMTFATGGAGVLGSTSHEVPALAKQVDTFRKMVKDGTITENQLSRSVALVAFSGNDYASTGVIGLSSPNDINAYIGKVTKEIAANVDQLLKLGVTKVLVNNLHPIGCTPSHTRTNNYTTCDIFGNLGASIHNDNLKQVMTSKKNVYIIDVYTAFTNIVDHAAGKGSELSKQFKRKLSPCCESLNSKGYCGQQDESSAELLYTVCDKSSKIFYWDDMHPTHAGWEAVMKQVEKPLKVFVDQD from the exons ATGAAGCTTCTTCCGGCTGCcctcggcctcgtcctcctcctcctgctcgttCTGAATCCCAATGGCGTGGAGGCCCGGCCAGCCCCAGCCGGCGGCCATCAGAAGAAGGGGTCGAGCGCTACCTTCTTCGTCTTCGGGGATGACTTCGCCGACAACGGGAACCTCCCTCCGACCGACCACGTCACCGAGATGTCGAGGCAATGGGCCTACCCCTACGGCTCCAACTACGTCGATGCCGATGGGTTTCCGCGGCCGAATACTCCGTCCGGCCGTTTCTCAAACTACAAAATCCAGTCGGATTTCATCG CAACAATGCTGGGATTGGAGGAAGCCCCTCCGGCGCATGCCCGCACGGCCGAGAAAACCTGCGACccatccggcatgacctttgctaccgGTGGTGCAGGCGTGTTGGGCAGTACATCACACGAGGTCCCCGCCCTTGCCAAGCAGGTCGACACTTTTCGGAAGATGGTCAAGGACGGGACCATCACGGAGAATCAACTGAGTCGCTCTGTAGCGCTCGTGGCCTTCTCCGGTAATGACTATGCAAGCACCGGTGTCATTGGCCTAAGTAGCCCCAATGAT ATTAATGCTTATATTGGAAAGGTGACAAAAGAGATTGCAGCTAATGTGGATCAATTGTTGAAGCTTGGGGTGACAAAGGTTCTTGTCAATAACTTGCACCCTATCGGTTGCACGCCATCACACACCCGAACCAACAACTACACCACGTGTGATATTTTTGGAAACTTGGGTGCATCCATCCACAATGATAATCTGAAACAAGTTATGACATCAAAGAAGAATGTCTACATCATCGACGTGTACACCGCCTTCACAAATATTGTGGATCATGCGGCAG GTAAAGGCTCAGAGTTGTCTAAACAATTCAAGCGCAAACTATCGCCGTGCTGCGAGAGTTTGAATTCGAAGGGTTACTGCGGACAGCAGGACGAGTCATCCGCGGAGCTTCTGTACACTGTGTGCGACAAATCGAGCAAAATTTTCTATTGGGACGACATGCACCCAACACACGCAGGATGGGAAGCTGTCATGAAACAGGTGGAAAAACCCTTGAAGGTGTTTGTAGATCAAGACTAG